In the genome of Triticum urartu cultivar G1812 chromosome 5, Tu2.1, whole genome shotgun sequence, one region contains:
- the LOC125511323 gene encoding uncharacterized protein LOC125511323, which produces MKKARRNESGKKLASRAGARAIVWLLLPILVFVLLNADYMPQVPRLTGTSVTEAAEYFRQSTHKVPSSGIEDTIWQQQERLLHDVAKFKAEHDSVVDAPPSRESSHEMAGKVVGANRGTESAIWKQQKQLLREVAELRAAHKELLLEVAKLRAAHDLVVRALPSPASSDETAGEAVDAPPSPPSSGEMAGEAVGAQPSPLSSDETPGEAVQGQPSPTSSNETPGEAVEAPPSPTSNEETLGKANDAPPSPASNDETPGGTMDAQPSPPSSDEAPREAVEAPPSPTSSDETPGDVVNAKRDVAAPRSKSTCDFSSKRMDICAMKGDVRVHGKAATVYVVSASDDSYRPENGMMTIHPYPRKSETETMQTIREVTIRWNDPPGLDAPQCTVMHDVPALVFSTGGYLSNFFHAMTDGIIPLFNAVREYNGHVQLVVTDYNHEWVDKFRDILAALSNYPVIDFDADSEVRCFPSVHVGTESHKELGITPALSRKGYSMTDFRDFLRSVYSLKREWSFPVNRASGERPRLAMILRRNSRTFTNEAEAMAAAMEVGFEVVAAGPEAMSDMARLAEVMNSCDVMVGVHGAGLANMVFLPRNATVLQVVPWGDLSWASFSAFGAPTADMGLRYVKYEATAEETTLKYVYPSDHAVFTDIPSISRQGYSMTWRIFLNGQNVTLDIDRFRGALQQIYQNTVMADPVVEALPPPDEMPSEVVDANKDLKKEEKGLQAMNGGVDGSLTKPDVTAPRSKSSCDFRNERMDICTMEGDVRMHGKAATVYVVSASDDSYRPENGALMIHPYTRKWEPQTMQTVREVIVRWSDPPRLEAPPCTVTHDVPAVVFSSGGYLANFFHAMTDGIIPLFNTAREYNGRVQLVATDYDPKWIGKFRNILGALSNYPIIDFDADDEVRCFPSVHVGTESHKELGIIPALSRKGYTMTDFREFLRSAYSLKREWSTPVNRASGDRPRLVMVLRRRSREFANEAEAIAAATEVGFEVVPAGPEVVSDMAQFAEVVNSCDVIMGVHGAGLTNLVFLPRNGTVLQVVPWGDMRWASFSAFGAPTADMGLRYVEYEATAEETTLKYVYPRDHAVFTDPRSIQKQGFGVAWGTFFNGQNVTLDINRFRGVLQQIYHDSVLPDPSLDSAPVVEAPPSPASSDVVDVNRDLGNEKGLQAMNGGGDGSLIKSDAAAPRSKSSCDFRSERMDTCAMEGDVRMHGKAASVYVVSASDDSYRPESGTVTIHPYTRKWEPQTMQTVREVTIRWSAPPGPDPPGCTVTHDVPAVIFSSGGYLANFFHAMTDGIIPLFNTAREYEGRVQLVATDYDSKWLGKFKDILAALSIYPVIDFDADDEVRCFPSVRVGTESHKELGIIPALSRKGYTMTDFRDFLRSAYSLKREWATPVNITSGGRPRLVMVSRRRSREIANEPEAIGTATEVGFEVVSAGPEVVSDMARFAEVVNSCDVILGVHGAGLTNLVFLPRNGTVMQIVPWGDMRWASFSAFGAPTADMGLRYVEYEATAEETTLKYIYPRNHTVFTDPRSIQRQGFGVAWETFFNGQNVTLDIDRFRGVMQQIYQSATIT; this is translated from the exons ATGAAAAAGGCCAGGAGGAACGAGAGCGGCAAGAAGCTTGCGAGCAGAGCAGGAGCAAGGGCCATCGTGTGGCTTCTGCTTCCTATCCTCGTCTTCGTCCTGCTCAATGCCGACTACATGCCGCAGGTTCCCCGAC TTACAGGGACCAGCGTTACCGAAGCTGCGGAGTATTTTCGACAGTCGACTCACAAGGTTCCGTCTTCAG GTATAGAGGATACAATATGGCAGCAGCAGGAGCGACTACTACATGATGTAGCCAAGTTCAAAGCTGAGCATG ATTCGGTCGTCGACGCACCACCTTCTCGCGAATCCAGCCACGAGATGGCTGGCAAGGTTGTCGGTGCGAACAGAG GTACAGAGAGTGCAATATGGAAGCAGCAGAAGCAGCTACTGCGTGAGGTGGCCGAGCTAAGAGCTGCGCACAAAGAACTACTACTTGAGGTAGCCAAGTTGAGAGCTGCGCATG ATTTGGTCGTACGAGCACTACCTTCTCCCGCATCAAGCGACGAGACGGCCGGCGAGGCCGTCGATGCACCACCTTCTCCCCCATCAAGCGGTGAGATGGCCGGCGAGGCTGTCGGTGCACAACCTTCTCCCCTATCAAGCGATGAGACGCCCGGCGAGGCCGTCCAAGGGCAACCTTCTCCCACATCAAGCAACGAGACACCCGGCGAGGCCGTCGAAGCACCACCTTCTCCCACATCAAATGAAGAGACGCTAGGCAAGGCCAACGATGCACCACCTTCTCCCGCATCAAACGACGAGACGCCCGGCGGCACCATGGATGCACAACCTTCTCCCCCATCAAGTGACGAGGCACCCCGCGAGGCCGTCGAAGCACCACCTTCTCCCACATCAAGCGACGAGACCCCCGGCGACGTCGTCAATGCGAAGAGAG ATGTGGCAGCACCAAGAAGCAAGTCAACTTGCGATTTCAGCAGTAAACGCATGGACATCTGCGCCATGAAAGGTGATGTCCGTGTGCATGGCAAGGCCGCCACAGTGTACGTGGTCTCAGCGTCCGATGACAGCTACCGGCCTGAGAACGGGATGATGACGATCCATCCGTACCCGCGCAAGTCGGAGACAGAGACGATGCAGACTATCAGAGAGGTGACCATCCGCTGGAACGACCCTCCAGGACTGGATGCGCCACAGTGCACGGTGATGCATGATGTCCCTGCGTTGGTCTTCTCCACCGGCGGCTATCTCAGCAACTTCTTCCACGCCATGACCGATGGCATCATCCCTCTCTTCAATGCTGTGCGGGAGTACAACGGCCATGTCCAGCTCGTGGTCACGGACTACAACCATGAGTGGGTTGACAAGTTCCGAGACATCCTCGCCGCGCTCTCCAACTACCCGGTCATCGACTTCGACGCCGATAGCGAGGTACGTTGCTTCCCGTCGGTGCACGTCGGCACCGAGAGCCATAAGGAGCTAGGGATCACCCCTGCCCTCTCCCGGAAGGGCTACTCTATGACGGACTTCCGGGACTTTCTCCGGTCAGTCTACTCTCTGAAGCGTGAGTGGTCATTCCCTGTAAACCGGGCCTCCGGCGAGAGGCCACGTCTCGCCATGATACTACGGCGCAACTCGAGGACGTTCACAAACGAGGCGGAGGCCATGGCAGCAGCCATGGAGGTCGGCTTCGAGGTGGTGGCGGCAGGGCCGGAGGCCATGAGCGACATGGCCCGGCTCGCGGAGGTGATGAACTCGTGCGACGTGATGGTGGGCGTGCATGGGGCTGGGCTCGCCAACATGGTGTTCCTCCCCCGCAACGCCACGGTGCTGCAGGTCGTCCCGTGGGGCGACCTGAGCTGGGCGTCCTTCAGTGCCTTCGGCGCGCCGACGGCTGACATGGGGCTCCGGTACGTCAAGTACGAGGCGACCGCCGAGGAGACGACGCTCAAGTACGTGTACCCGAGTGACCACGCCGTCTTCACCGACATCCCCTCCATAAGCAGGCAGGGGTACAGTATGACATGGCGGATCTTCCTCAACGGCCAGAACGTCACGCTCGACATCGACCGCTTCAGAGGGGCGCTCCAGCAAATCTACCAGAATACTGTAATGGCCGATCCAGTCGTCGAAGCACTACCTCCTCCCGACGAGATGCCCAGCGAGGTGGTCGACGCGAACAAAG ATCTGAAAAAGGAGGAAAAGGGGTTGCAAGCCATGAACGGGGGAGTAGATGGTTCTTTGACAAAACCAG ATGTGACAGCACCAAGAAGCAAGTCAAGTTGCGACTTCCGCAATGAACGCATGGACATCTGCACCATGGAAGGCGACGTCCGTATGCACGGCAAAGCCGCCACCGTGTATGTAGTCTCAGCATCCGACGACAGCTATCGGCCAGAGAACGGGGCGTTGATGATCCACCCGTACACACGCAAGTGGGAGCCACAAACCATGCAGACTGTGCGGGAGGTGATCGTCCGCTGGAGCGACCCACCGAGACTAGAAGCGCCACCGTGCACGGTGACACACGATGTCCCCGCAGTGGTCTTCTCCTCCGGCGGCTACCTCGCCAACTTCTTCCACGCCATGACCGACGGCATCATCCCTCTCTTCAACACCGCGCGGGAGTACAACGGCCGCGTCCAGCTCGTGGCCACCGACTACGACCCCAAGTGGATTGGTAAGTTCCGGAATATCCTCGGCGCGCTCTCCAACTACCCGATCATCGACTTCGACGCCGACGATGAGGTGCGTTGCTTCCCGTCGGTGCACGTCGGCACCGAGAGCCATAAGGAGCTAGGGATCATCCCTGCTCTCTCCCGCAAGGGCTACACGATGACGGACTTCCGGGAGTTTCTCCGGTCGGCCTACTCGCTAAAGCGTGAGTGGTCGACCCCCGTAAACCGGGCCTCGGGCGACAGGCCGCGTCTCGTCATGGTGTTGCGGCGCAGGTCGAGGGAGTTCGCGAACGAGGCGGAGGCCATCGCAGCTGCTACGGAGGTTGGCTTCGAGGTGGTCCCTGCGGGGCCGGAGGTCGTGAGCGACATGGCCCAGTTCGCGGAGGTGGTGAACTCGTGCGACGTGATAATGGGCGTGCATGGCGCAGGGCTCACCAACCTGGTGTTCCTCCCGCGTAATGGCACGGTGCTGCAGGTCGTCCCGTGGGGCGACATGAGGTGGGCGTCCTTCAGTGCCTTCGGTGCGCCGACGGCCGACATGGGGCTCCGGTACGTCGAGTACGAGGCGACCGCCGAGGAGACGACGCTCAAGTACGTATACCCGAGGGACCACGCCGTCTTCACCGACCCCCGCTCCATACAGAAGCAGGGGTTCGGTGTGGCTTGGGGGACCTTCTTCAACGGCCAGAACGTCACCCTCGACATCAACCGCTTCAGAGGGGTCTTGCAGCAAATCTACCATGATAGTGTGTTGCCCGATCCTTCGCTTGATTCAGCTCCGGTCGTGGAAGCACCACCTTCTCCTGCATCAAGCGACGTCGTCGATGTGAACAGAG ATCTCGGGAATGAGAAGGGGCTCCAAGCCATGAACGGGGGAGGAGATGGTTCTTTGATAAAATCAG ATGCGGCGGCACCAAGAAGCAAGTCAAGTTGCGACTTTCGCAGTGAGCGCATGGACACttgcgccatggaaggcgacgtCCGTATGCACGGCAAAGCCGCCAGTGTGTATGTGGTCTCAGCTTCCGATGACAGTTACCGACCTGAGAGTGGGACGGTGACGATCCACCCGTACACGCGCAAGTGGGAGCCACAGACTATGCAGACTGTTCGGGAGGTGACCATCCGATGGAGCGCCCCGCCGGGGCCGGATCCGCCAGGGTGCACGGTGACGCACGACGTCCCCGCGGTGATTTTCTCCTCTGGTGGCTACCTCGCCAACTTCTTCCACGCCATGACCGACGGCATCATCCCTCTTTTCAACACTGCGCGGGAGTACGAAGGCCGCGTCCAGCTCGTGGCCACCGACTACGACTCGAAATGGCTTGGCAAGTTCAAGGATATCCTCGCCGCACTCTCCATCTACCCCGTCATTGACTTCGACGCTGACGACGAGGTCCGTTGCTTCCCGTCGGTGCGCGTCGGCACTGAGAGCCATAAAGAACTAGGGATCATCCCAGCTCTGTCCCGCAAGGGCTACACGATGACTGACTTCCGAGACTTTCTCCGGTCAGCCTACTCGTTGAAGCGTGAGTGGGCGACCCCCGTAAACATAACCTCCGGCGGCAGGCCTCGTCTCGTCATGGTGTCGCGGCGCAGGTCGAGGGAGATCGCCAACGAGCCGGAGGCCATCGGAACTGCCACGGAGGTCGGTTTCGAGGTGGTATCCGCGGGGCCGGAGGTCGTGAGCGACATGGCCCGGTTCGCGGAGGTGGTGAACTCATGTGACGTGATATTGGGTGTGCATGGCGCAGGGCTCACCAACCTGGTGTTCCTCCCGCGCAACGGCACGGTGATGCAGATCGTCCCGTGGGGCGACATGAGGTGGGCGTCCTTTAGTGCCTTCGGAGCGCCGACGGCTGACATGGGGCTCCGGTACGTCGAGTACGAGGCCACCGCCGAGGAGACGACCCTCAAGTACATATACCCAAGGAACCACACCGTTTTCACCGACCCCCGCTCCATACAAAGGCAGGGTTTCGGTGTGGCTTGGGAGACTTTCTTCAACGGCCAGAACGTCACCCTCGACATTGACCGCTTCAGAGGGGTGATGCAGCAAATCTACCAGTCTGCTACCATTACATAG